A genome region from Chelonia mydas isolate rCheMyd1 chromosome 24, rCheMyd1.pri.v2, whole genome shotgun sequence includes the following:
- the CHRNB2 gene encoding neuronal acetylcholine receptor subunit beta-2: MSRRHGRMQPPSAPLASLLSLCLLGLLRRSLGTDTEERLVEHLLDPSRYNKLIRPATNGSELVTVQLMVSLAQLISVHEREQIMTTNVWLTQEWEDYRLTWKPGDFDNMRKVRLPSKHIWLPDVVLYNNADGMYEVSFYSNAVVSYDGSIFWLPPAIYKSACKIEVKHFPFDQQNCTMKFRSWTYDRTEIDLVLKSDVASLDDFTPSGEWDIIALPGRRNENPDDSTYVDITYDFIIRRKPLFYTINLIIPCILITSLAILVFYLPSDCGEKMTLCISVLLALTVFLLLISKIVPPTSLDVPLVGKYLMFTMVLVTFSIVTSVCVLNVHHRSPTTHTMPPWVKVVFLDKLPTVLFMKQPRQNCARQRLRQPRQNQERASSSCCLQESARSCSCFANQATIRKLGVGACRQVTKVADSANGYRERQGQAPAPSQRCCCGVEEAVDGVRFIADHMRSEDDDQSVSEDWKYVAMVIDRLFLWIFVFVCVFGTIGMFLQPLFQNYATNSLLQLNHGPPSSK; encoded by the exons GAAGCCTGGGCACCGACACAGAGGAGCGGCTGGTCGAGCACCTCCTGGACCCATCCCGTTACAACAAGCTGATCCGCCCGGCCACCAACGGCTCGGAGCTGGTGACGGTGCAGCTCATGGTGTCGCTGGCCCAGCTCATCAGCGTG CACGAGCGGGAGCAGATCATGACGACCAACGTGTGGCTGACACAG GAGTGGGAGGATTACCGCCTCACCTGGAAGCCAGGGGACTTCGACAACATGCGGAAGGTGCGCCTGCCCTCCAAGCACATCTGGCTGCCGGATGTCGTCCTCTACAACAA tGCCGATGGGATGTACGAGGTCTCCTTCTACTCCAACGCGGTGGTCTCCTACGATGGCAGCATCTTCTGGCTGCCCCCGGCCATCTACAAGAGCGCCTGCAAAATCGAGGTCAAGCACTTCCCCTTCGACCAGCAGAACTGCACCATGAAGTTCCGCTCGTGGACCTACGACCGGACGGAGATCGACCTGGTGCTGAAGAGCGATGTGGCCAGCCTGGACGACTTCACGCCTAGCGGCGAGTGGGACATCATCGCTCTGCCGGGGCGGCGGAACGAGAACCCCGACGACTCCACCTACGTGGACATCACCTACGACTTCATCATCCGCCGCAAACCGCTCTTCTACACCATCAACCTCATCATCCCCTGCATCCTCATCACCTCGCTGGCCATCCTGGTCTTCTACCTGCCCTCCGACTGCGGCGAGAAGATGACGCTCTGCATCTCCGTGCTGCTGGCCCTCACCGTCTTCCTGCTGCTCATCTCCAAGATCGTGCCACCCACCTCGCTGGACGTGCCGCTGGTGGGCAAGTACCTGATGTTCACCATGGTGCTGGTGACCTTCTCCATCGTCACCAGCGTGTGCGTGCTCAATGTGCACCATCGCTCGCCCACCACGCACACCATGCCGCCCTGGGTCAAGGTGGTCTTCCTGGACAAGCTGCCCACCGTCCTCTTCATGAAGCAGCCACGCCAGAACTGTGCCCGCCAGCGGCTGCGCCAGCCCCGGCAGAACCAGGAGcgggccagcagcagctgctgcctgcaggAGAGCGCccgctcctgctcctgcttcGCCAACCAGGCCACCATCAGGAAGCTCGGCGTGGGGGCCTGCCGGCAGGTCACCAAGGTGGCTGACAGCGCCAACGGCTACCGGGAGCGGCAGGGGCAGGCCCCGGCGCCCAGCCAGAGGTGCTGCTGCGGGGTGGAGGAGGCGGTGGATGGGGTGCGCTTCATCGCAGACCACATGAGGAGCGAGGACGACGACCAGAGC GTGAGCGAGGACTGGAAGTACGTGGCCATGGTGATCGACCGCCTCTTCCTGTGGATCTTCGTCTTCGTCTGCGTCTTCGGGACCATCGGCATGTTCCTCCAGCCGCTCTTCCAGAACTACGCCAccaactccctgctgcagctcaaccaCGGCCCGCCCAGCTCCAaatag